A window of Aricia agestis chromosome 10, ilAriAges1.1, whole genome shotgun sequence genomic DNA:
ataaatcaagatagaacggcgacgtgcgtacgttgctaaggaatcgatcgtgtaaatttttgctttgcatttagttagaacaaataacttacccgtgaaaaggaatacctccttttgaccgttTCACTTtcatacttctgtttttacaattagacactgtacagtgaggcatttttgcacaaccgctccggtgtaatcaagtcgagacgtgcgcgctgactgaatgaacgttcaacgaatcttgctcacttgtgcaagattgaaacacgcgtacttcacccgcttagccgttctatcttgatttatttctgtggtattGACAATAGAAGAAGAAAAACTTACCCATAGATGGTCCGTATAGAATGAATACTGCTACCAATGTAAGAATGACTTTGACTCTTCTATTGGCTGCCCTCTTCCGCACCGCAACTCCGATTGTATCCACAACATGGGTAACATCGAAGAACGACGTCTCTTTTGAAGTGATTCGTTCGATCTGAAAAATCATTTGGGcatattattgcttgttttttaCGAACAAGACAAAATTTTTTTGGTAATCGCATTGCGTatacgcacttgcaactcttctgatgtagcgactccatgggcaacggtagttgctttccatcaggtagcCTGtttaaccccccccccccccctattaattttataaaaaaacgatGACGACTGCCACCATCAAGCCGGAtcaaaaagaaaagtaaaaTTTCCTCTGATTgtgaaattgaaaaattttaatacaaagtATTTCCGCCGAATCGAGGCGGTAGCGGTTATttctgtctattgtggtagCGGTCAAAAACTTGTTATATGGCGATTgataatgaagtgtcagatgttcctagtctaaTGGCGCTATCGTaatttgcatactcgatgtgaactgagtATAAAGTCTGAAAACTGAGTgtcacttcgaactcataaaaagttggagattcTCATTCTGAGAAAATTgattttccgatgaatctataaTAAATCTGTGTCTTTATACGAGGTCAATTGTTTTCATAAGTTAACAAAATTTTGTGCGATCATTTTTcatatagctcctagactaagAAGGGATCGCTAAGCTATCGCCTCGATTTGCCAGGTACACAATCGGTGCTTTTAACCGTTGTATACTTGCAATAGCAGCGCATTAATTTTTTTGATCAATTAAATAACCTCAGCTTTCGGCGGCCATGGTAAGTAATTTGTGCATGTATTTAGTAAGACAAAGTTTTTTAAACGTTTGATTCGTTTATTTCAGTAGTATAATTTTTGTTACCttcataaaaacatttttatatcatattaattttttatcttgATCTAGTTTTTACCATCATGTCTTATTACTTTTCAAAAGACGAAATTACAATGTCCATTTTAGACGTATTTCCCAGCATCTTagtgcctgtccagatgaggcgttttacgcgcgaagtcGCTTTGCATATAGATACCGATTTATTGCATCCAGATACCGTGTTTTACGTGCCTTTTTAAGGgcccccgagacgatcaaacggtttgattcaaaccttacgtgtttgatgcaaccgtttgatgtcggtttgaatggtttgtcaaacgacactgcgcagtttcattcaatacgcgctgtcgagtacacgtaTTGTGATACAGAAGATGCACtagtgtctagactctagagtccaGATTCTAGAACGGAGATCAAGATTTTCTTAccttatgtttataacgttaatgtctTGCGtcagaagtgaaaaaaaaaggaaacgACTTTGGTCCAAATTAATGGTATGGCCTATCGACTAagataatatcgttttacccacgaacatctacagaaagtgctaTGAACTGCagcttcttttttttcttcttcataacccagcactaaactaagcgggtttgatcaaacacgtcggaacacgatcaaacggcgcgtcaaacacaacgaaaatatgaaatttcatcaaacaagcttcaaacacgtaaatatttgacaaaccgttcaaactagctttgtaaacgatcaaatcggtttgaATCAAActaaaatttacgtgtttgagtcaaaccgtttgatcgtcttcggggccctttaCGCTACAAACATGGACTCGAAGTTATCACGCTCCAATCAAATACGTGTCCATTCGCAACGGACTCGCGCGTAGTTCTGGACGCTGCAATggcacccaagtatctcgactcgcGCCTCGTCGCTCACGTGTTTTACGGGTGAGTCGAGAGTCCCGCTCAGTCATTGCAAGCGTTTCACGCGCGAGTAAGAAAACGTGCGTAGGCATCTGGACGCGATGTATGTAGCTCTAGTATCTCGGGTACACTGAGTCACTCACTCACACGTAAAACGCGTGAGTCGCtcactcgcgcgtaaaacgcctcatctggacattTTCTTAGCATTGAGCTATGTGCTACGTCTGTTTCAAGCGATTGAGATAGGAAATACCCTTATAAGCTGTTGGTCTCACAAGACAAAGGAGGAGAAATCCTCAGTATTAATATTCAGAGGCTTGTAACAGTATTCCCTCTATAACAGCATTGTATCCGCAATCTtggtgttatattatataatgtaatatattatttttagggttccatacccaaagggtaaaaacgggaccctattactgagacttcgatgtctgtccgtctgtctatctgtctccaggcggtaactcaagaaccgctacagctacaCTTCTGCACGGATTATGTATTTATagtgccgctataataacaaatactaaaaacaaaataaagttaatatttaagggggctcccatacaataaacgttattgtttggtctttttggctcggtGACATAGTTTTGTGTAGAAGAAAATTTAAGGAGGGGGGGGGAGGGTttgggggggggcgcagccccccccccccaagaaacgaccggtgccgaagctcgctgcatataaatcaaacgacacttgaaatctgtatagataagagagataaaagctcatagcaagaaaaggagtggagatagatacaaagtgaaAAGCAgaaatttgtaggaaattttatgagctttcattGCGTACTGCACTTTTTTTTCTCTACGACGCACCGTTTTAGCGATATgatcaaaaaactaaaaataatgaaacttgAGCCCCTCCCCCCCATCCTAGGCGATCATTCATCCATTTCGTTATAAGTAACAGATCCATgttgggggggggggtttgttggggggggcacagccccccaaATGAAATGACACTCTAAaaccgtatgtttagtttagtttttaagtttGTTCTTCAAAAAGGAGAAATGTAAGTTGGTGACATAGTTTTGTGTAGAGGAAAATTTTAAGGAGCGGAGGGGGCTGTgctccccctccccccctcccccccaaGAAACGACCGGTGCTGAAGCtcgctgcatataaatcaaacgacacttgaaatctgtatagataagagagataaaagctcatagcaaggAAAGGAGtagagatagatacaaagtgtaaaggaaaaatttgtaggaaattttatgagctttcattGTGTACTGCACTTTGTTTCTCTACGATGCACCGTTTTAGCGATATgatcaaaaaactaaaaataattaaacttgAGCAGCTCCCCCCCACCCTAGGcgatatcgtaataatatatagcctatgtgttgactcaacttctaagtaatatccgtgcaaaatttgaagtaaatccatccagtactttctgagtttaccccggacatacatacagacaaacaggcaaacagacaaaaattataaaaactatatttttggtttctatatcgattgtagatcacgtcgcaagtattatttttcaaaaaattttaatgtacattattgactttcctacgattttattatatgtatagatgacttactttgttcctaaaaaggagaaaacgCCACGATACCATTTCGTTATAAGTAACAGATCCATGGTGGGAGGGGTTGATCAAATGACACTCTAAaaccgtatgtttagtttagtttttaagtttGTTCTTCAAAAAGGAGAAATGTAAGGAGGGcgggggtttgggggggggggggggcgcaggCGCAGGGGTGTTCAATCAAATAACTCTCGAAaaccgtatgtttagtttagtttttaactttgttcttcAAAAAGGAGAAATGTAAGTCGGTAATTTTGTGTAGAGGAAAATTTTAGTGAGGGGGGcgcataaaatttcatgtttctaactcaagaaataacggactttcattcaaacttgcAACCCCAATtccacccccttgggggtagaatttccaaaaacgcttaaatacgtatccattcatttttaatcagtaacccaaaaataaagttttatgtttctaactcaagaaatgacggactttcattaaaactttcaacccttatttcacccccttcggggtaaaattttcaaaattccttccttagtgggtgtctacttaataaaacaaccctactcaccaaatttcgtggctgtaacttttacagtttttgctcagcgatgatgaatcagtcagtcagtcagtcagtcaggacatgtaattttataagtatagatatgatacacatatttaataaacatccatgacccaggaactcccgaaaactttttgttccgtcgtccgcgggattcgaacccgcgacctccggcttgagctaccaacacgcCCACCATGTATGAATAATTGAATACCCTCTGAGAATGCGAGTGCGAATCAAAGCTCTAGGTGACTAGGAGTGAATGTTCttcataattttaatactaaatatcatattttttaatgtaacacAAGGGCTGGACCTATTTTGATACATTTTTCTCGTTGGTACGAGAAAGGTTTGTCTGTTAAGTCCACTAGTgttaatttatgaatatttgaaCATTGCAAAAGTTAAACAGTTGTCATTTCTAACATTTTCGCACCATTGTGTCATTTTACaggaaaatatgaattttacataatatggcGTGACgatcaaaacataataatttgtatttacCAGCGGGTTATTTGTTCTGATGTGAAAATGATGTTCGCTGAAGCCGAAAAGTTATTGTTTTGCTTATTTGTCTATTTCGAATTAAGTATACCAAAAACGTCAAAATGCGTAACTACTTATTATTACAGTAGGTGAATGGATATAATTATGAcgtagtttaatttttttttcataggcAAGCCGATTTCGCTTGCTGTCTTGGACGTTTGACGcataataaataaagttagaaataaaaaatatgcgtACTTCGGTAACCGAACGGGCGTCTAGAATATTCTGTCTTTAGACACTACACTATGTGAAGATTGGTTACTGTCCACAGattgtatactataatatattataatattattgtagagtccttatatattatacataagatTTTGAGTACAATAAcaaccatcatcatcatcaagaccttaaggcgctccccctacggagatgccgtaatttaccgctttttagagctttataactcataatttgaaagctacaaaataaaaatatatcttcaGTATACGAAAATTCCTTtacacgttattaatttcctatttttgtttattatactcctgatattattagcttccaaagtaataccaatttattaaaattcaagcatacattcagcatctccctagggagatgctgaatggTGTTTGTGTTTGTGGTGTGGTGGTGAatagtgtttcaaataaaagtaatttgtaaatactagtaTTTAcacattacttttatttgaaacacacgccaatagatcggaAATATCATAAACTATACGGAAATAACGTAATAAACGGAATATGTAATtccacattttaatttttttaggtcaattctgaactaagataagtaaaaaaaaattggcaacgCGGCATACgcgcaaatgtatggtcaagagcgtttgctcgggggacggccttaatgcactttcttaaaaatattatgcaattctctctaataataatgttaaatgttaattttacgtgggagagccatgcttcggcacgaatgggccggctcgaccggagaaataccacgttctcacagaaaaccggcgtgaaacacgcttgcgctgtgtttcgccgagtgagtgagtttaccggaggcccaatcccctactttattcccttccctaccctcccctaattccatcccatccctaccctattaccctattccctcttaaaaggccggcaacgcacctgcagctcttctgatgctgcgagtgtccatgggcgacggaagttgctttccatcaggtgacccgtttgctcgtttgcccccttatttcattaaaaaacatGTATATATGCAAAATATTCGTGTAAACACAAGACATCAATGTATGTGTTTTGTTTAGTAGAGCGCAAGTGTATATCACGTGTATGTTGAAACGAAAACACAATATCTTCTGATAATTCAATCCAATTAatctattcactttatttttaaggACACATTAAGTCATATCGATTCTTATCTAAAACCCTAGTAGAAATACCAAATATCTAGTAATTACTagcaaaaatttaattttcataacATCAGGTAATTTCTGATGGTGAAGTCGTGCAGAATTACCTTATAATCATAGATTATAATCAGTAGTAAACAAAGCATTGTAAATCTATAATTATCTGCACGCAAGAGCCACCTGACTAGCCTTAGAGCAGACGGACCACAAATCACATATAACCATGATGCGACAATCACTGCAGTGAtagcatattattttatttatggtaaTTATAAAATACCAGCTGATATCTTTCTCAAGGTCCATAGCGGCCAAAATCGGCCTAGATAGGATCTAGTTTGCATAGATAAATTTGTAATTAGCAATACAGCTACACACAGAAGTAGAAAGTGCAGCGTATTCAAACAAACGCCTGATTTCGATTGTTTGTAGCCCGTCCACACTATTCGATTTCCACTCGTAACAACACATCGACAATAATAAGAGCCAGGCACATctgattaagcccggccgcacattgtccgaattctggtcagaaacagttgaatttcaccggaccgccaccccgcacactacccgaaatatccttccggcgagttcgagctcactcggctcagtagtcagtacaaatgtaagagacagcgcggccgttcaactgtttctgatcagaaatttcggacaatgtgcggccgggctaaatctACGTGACAATAGTAAAACAGGACAGGTGCAAAGCGATGTTTTTGACTTGGTATTTTAACCAATTTCCAAAAAGACGAAGATgtatttttagaaatatttatCGGTGAATTATGATGCTTACTAATTATCAACAAGCGAAGTAGCAAAATTGGAATGATTATCACTTATCAGACTATCAAAAGGAATGCTATTGAGAAACGAGGTCTTAATGTTTCCTCAACAAGTACTTTTGCTAAGATTACTGATAATATACTGTAGATAAGATATTGTTTACTTACAGGAGGAAATCCATTGTCTTGAAGGAACTGGTCTGGCTCTCTCAAGCAGAAGCACCCGTACATAAGAACTACTATGAAGAGGCAGGTTGTCATGCTGAATATTCCATAGTAACCCATCTTCTTCAACAGGATCCCACTTATCCCTAACCCAATCGGTAGGCCAGCTGTCATACAGAAACTGACTAGCCCCACCCTGAAAGTCCTGGATTTCTCCGATGTTATGTCACTAATGTAACTGAAAACACCAAGGAACATCGTCACCCAGCCACCGGTGATCGCTGGGAAGAACGTCTCCAAGAACACCGTCACTTGTACaggaatttcataaaaaaagtaaacgTTCACAATATTGTTTATGGAGGTGGCGAGTTCGCCGAAAATCGGTAGCAATATGCATAGCTTCCTCTTCCCCGTTCTATCGCTCCAAGCGCCTAAAAACATGATGATGATGCAGGGCAGCGCAGTACTCAGAATGCTCTTCCAAATATCTATAGACGATATCAATTTTTGCACCTCCTTCTCATACATTGTGTAATTGTCACTGTTCTTTTTCACTAGCGCATCACAGATCACGTCATTGTAGGCGAGGTTGACTCGGCAGGCTTTGTCCAGGTTGAAGTTTCCCATCGCGAATCTGGATATCACGCTGGGTATGATGAGGCCAGCCAGCAGGGGTTCAACTGTGACGTTGTCCCTCAGGTACCATAGTTTCTCTGCGAAGTTTCTGTCCTTGTACTTCTTGTACCCGTCCCTCACGTTCAGAGGATTTTCCTCCTTTGTCGCCTCCTGTTTTTCCGCCATCGTATTTTCACTTGTGTGAATCTTTTATAACGCGTATTTCATTTTCCGTCGCAACTGCAGCTGGATACGTATAACGTTTCATTAAACACAATGGCCGTCAATATCTGACACACAACTGCCTTTATTATTTACTCCTCCGATATGTTTGTTTGTTATCAATTAATTGTAGATAATGATAAATTGAGTCTATCCTTTTGTCGCACGTCGTTTTAATTGCatgtttgtttaaacatttTTCTGTTGCTTAATTGATTTTTAACTATGCATAGTTacctgaaaataattaaaatattttgttaatagcGTTTTACAAACAAATTAAGCTTTTATGAGCTGCGTCGAATGTTTacgttaattataaaatattaattgtgtTATCACATCATTTTTATCGAAGGTCTAGTTTCTAGGCAATCAAAATATTCTGCTTCTATTTTCTGAAACGTGTTTTACATTTTTCAGATTTCTGCATAAAACTGAATTTATATCAGGTAAATCTACTCGAAGCACTCTGTGCtagataaatttaatattttctacgAATCTTCTCGTTCATATAGAAGCCTCTTAGTATCACTAGCTTTTACTTGCCTAAATTAAAGAAAAAGCTTTCTAAGACGTATTATATGTCTATTATCTTTATTATGCGATAACAATGTATATTACATT
This region includes:
- the LOC121730854 gene encoding proton-coupled folate transporter-like codes for the protein MAEKQEATKEENPLNVRDGYKKYKDRNFAEKLWYLRDNVTVEPLLAGLIIPSVISRFAMGNFNLDKACRVNLAYNDVICDALVKKNSDNYTMYEKEVQKLISSIDIWKSILSTALPCIIIMFLGAWSDRTGKRKLCILLPIFGELATSINNIVNVYFFYEIPVQVTVFLETFFPAITGGWVTMFLGVFSYISDITSEKSRTFRVGLVSFCMTAGLPIGLGISGILLKKMGYYGIFSMTTCLFIVVLMYGCFCLREPDQFLQDNGFPPIERITSKETSFFDVTHVVDTIGVAVRKRAANRRVKVILTLVAVFILYGPSMAEHHIVYLFVRNRLNWDMVKYGFYAGYSIVLHSFGAMFTITVLSKKLQIDDAILCLISVLSKFVGAIWSAFVTTDIEMYLIPCIELLGGVTTTSLRSIISKVVDKQETAKVNSLFSLTETLASLLFQPLYSWLYMNTLSVLPGAVFLTTAALIIPAVVILVIFITQGRIERREARKKALEAEEKKDAEAEKVAEKPYLPPNPPNITQDIKEKTKM